One stretch of Hemibagrus wyckioides isolate EC202008001 linkage group LG01, SWU_Hwy_1.0, whole genome shotgun sequence DNA includes these proteins:
- the tmeff1b gene encoding tomoregulin-1b: MILGYQHIRIGTLRCRHLHCILFCLLTIAAVLGVQSSYPQGSDCAPDKGKECPDLSEKKSDLRLCDKSSCRYDGICSADHKCVCKFKCHEKYIPVCGSNGDTYQNECFLRQASCTQQRLVSLVSNGPCDPDSSSGSGDEDDEGSGTDTSKKLTKCSNCKYGAECDEDSEDEDSCSCKIDCSGHNENPVCGTDGNSYNNPCLVREASCLKQEQIDVKHLGRCPDKGKKNDDGLSYKTDLFDPADTGEGKGYGWMPIPCSDDNFCVHGHCEFKYGHSSCRCDSGYTGPQCEEVTDFNILYVVPSGQKLHYVLIAAIIGAVQIAIIVAVVMCITRKCPKNNRGRRQKHFSSDTPSRMM; the protein is encoded by the exons ATGATATTAGGCTATCAGCACATCAGGATCGGAACACTACGATGCCGCCATCTCCACTGCATTCTCTTTTGCCTCTTGACCATCGCTGCTGTGCTCGGTGTCCAGTCGTCCTATCCCCAAGGCAGCGACTGTGCGCCTGACAAAGGAAAAGAATGTCCAG ATTTGTCTGAGAAGAAAAGTGATTTACGATTGTGTGACAAATCCTCATGTCGCTATGATGGAATCTGCAGTGCTGACCATAAATGTGTATGCAAgtttaag TGTCATGAAAAATACATCCCTGTGTGTGGATCTAATGGGGACACCTATCAGAATGAGTGCTTCTTGAGACAAGCATCCTGCACTCAGCAGCGTCTTGTATCTCTAGTCTCTAATGGACCCTGTGATCCAG ATAGCAGTTCAGGATCTGGGGATGAAG ATGATGAAGGATCAGGTACAGATACAAGCAAGAAACTCACTAAATGTAGCAACTGCAAATATGGTGCTGAATGTGATGAGGATTCAGAAGATGAAGACTC GTGTTCATGTAAAATTGACTGTAGTGGGCATAATGAGAATCCAGTGTGTGGTACAGATGGCAACTCCTACAACAACCCCTGTCTTGTACGGGAGGCTTCATGTCTGAAACAAGAGCAGATTGATGTTAAACATCTAGGGAGATGCCCAG acaaggggaaaaaaaatgatgatggACTGTCCTACAAGACTGATCTTTTtg ACCCAGCAGATACAGGAGAAGGGAAAGGATATGGCTGGATGCCGATTCCCTGCTCAGATGACAACTTTTGTGTTCATGGCCACTGTGAATTCAAATATGGACATTCCTCGTGTCG gtGTGATTCTGGGTACACAGGGCCACAGTGTGAGGAAGTTACTGACtttaacatactgtatgtggtGCCAAGTGGTCAAAAACTGCACTATGTACTCATAGCTGCTATTATTGGAGCTGTGCAGATAGCCATTATTGTGGCCGTTGTCATGTGCATCACCAG GAAATGCCCTAAGAATAACCGAGGACGTCGGCAAAAGCATTTCTCTTCAGACACCCCATCCAGGATGATGtag